Proteins from a genomic interval of Amphiura filiformis chromosome 9, Afil_fr2py, whole genome shotgun sequence:
- the LOC140161089 gene encoding neuromedin-B receptor-like, producing MEANYTIVESESTGFVLDTRRKIAMAIDIIFFVVGFCGNGSVIYLTIRHPGLRSIPNLMIANLAIGDMLVVTFVIFINVLHYIFASVRLFVTHYCEFILFIQLISQGVSVLTLTALSVDRFTTVAYPLHKQRYARKLSVWNVFAIWTTSVVVLWPIFVYVEDATCWFADDTSYTVYILCIVFLLFILPSVVMVVCYVLTAKELLRKKPSLKIDSRGGRKQQKKRSRLALIVLIMIVAFIVCSSPFYTWLIVFRFDPTNAFARNVYVSQVTGLMLKFNSIVNPGILYLMSSTYRRHLIYQIEGCLFPCKSHRRIVSEPSFRTSISRIADLARQNAIKKDYAVINGNQHSGKEYSKLNGRMPSIKEEESKI from the coding sequence ATGGAAGCTAATTATACCATTGTTGAAAGTGAGTCAACGGGCTTTGTATTGGATACAAGACGGAAAATTGCCATGGCAATTGACATTATCTTTTTTGTAGTTGGATTCTGCGGTAATGGCAGTGTCATCTACCTGACAATAAGACATCCAGGACTACGAAGCATTCCTAATCTTATGATTGCCAATCTTGCTATTGGAGATATGTTAGTTGTAACATTTGTGATATTTATCAACGTTTTACACTATATTTTTGCTTCGGTTCGGCTTTTCGTCACTCACTATTGCGAATTTATACTTTTTATACAGTTGATATCGCAGGGGGTATCCGTACTGACTTTGACTGCTTTAAGTGTGGATCGTTTTACCACTGTGGCCTATCCTTTACATAAGCAAAGGTACGCAAGAAAGCTCAGCGTCTGGAATGTTTTTGCTATCTGGACAACATCAGTCGTTGTTCTCTGGCCAATATTTGTATACGTAGAGGATGCAACTTGCTGGTTTGCCGATGATACCTCATACACAGTTTATATATTATGtattgtgtttttgttgtttattcTACCATCAGTAGTCATGGTTGTATGTTATGTGTTGACGGCGAAGGAATTATTACGAAAAAAACCGAGTCTAAAGATTGATTCACGCGGAGGTAGGAAACAGCAGAAGAAGCGCTCGCGGCTAGCTCTGATTGTACTTATTATGATAGTAGCATTTATTGTGTGCTCATCGCCTTTTTACACTTGGTTGATCGTGTTTCGCTTTGATCCCACAAATGCTTTTGCACGGAATGTGTATGTGAGTCAAGTCACGGGACTGATGTTGAAATTTAATTCAATAGTTAATCCTGGTATTCTTTACCTGATGAGTTCAACGTACAGGAGACATTTGATTTACCAAATTGAAGGGTGCTTGTTCCCTTGTAAATCACATCGTCGTATCGTAAGCGAACCCTCTTTCCGTACCTCTATTTCACGTATTGCGGATTTGGCAAGACAAAATGCAATCAAGAAAGACTATGCTGTGATCAATGGAAATCAACATAGCGGAAAAGAATACTCCAAACTTAACGGTAGAATGCCTTCAATCAAAGAAGAAGAATCCAAAATATAA